A genomic region of Arvicola amphibius chromosome X, mArvAmp1.2, whole genome shotgun sequence contains the following coding sequences:
- the LOC119804729 gene encoding TAF5-like RNA polymerase II p300/CBP-associated factor-associated factor 65 kDa subunit 5L isoform X3: MNLSHRNRVHRKSKILSRLQETPRPRRAPSRRADRELTRALGGSGRQRACSRLPPGVATPRTPQALWLRRLEVLKGGRTEQVQVAVTCYLKRRQYMDSEGPLKQGLRLSQTPEEMAANLTVQSESGCANAVSAAPCQAEPQQYEVQFGRLRSFLTDSDSQHSHEAMPLLYPLFVYFHLNLVQSGPKSTVESFYSRFHGMFLQNASQKDIIEQLQTTQTIQDILSNFQLRAFLDNKYVVRLQEDSYNYLIRYLQSDNNTALCKVLASTFTWKVQPAKRTDYHLYASGGSSRSESSSLEPPDVPNPILQNEAALEVLQESIKRVKDGPPSFTAICFYAFYNTEQLLNTAEISSDSKLLATGFDNSCIKLWSLQSKKLKSEPHLVDTSRIHLACDTLEEEENEEDNTGTEMKILRGHCGPVYSTRFLADNSGLLSCSEDMSIRYWDLGSFTNTVLYQGHAYPVWDVDISPYSLYFASGSHDRTARLWSFDRRYPLRIYAGHLADVDCVKFQPNSNYLATGSTDKTVRLWSAQQGNLVRLFMGHRGPVLALSFSPNAPV; the protein is encoded by the exons ATGAACCTGAGCCATCGAAATAGAGTTCACCGCAAGTCAAAAATTCTCTCGAGGCTCCAGGAGACCCCGCGGCCCCGCCGGGCGCCCTCGCGCCGAGCCGACCGCGAGCTCACGAGGGCGCTCGGCGGAAGTGGCCGGCAGAGGGCCTGCTCGCGCCTGCCGCCGGGAGTCGCCACCCCGCGGACCCCGCAGGCGCTCTGGCTCCGGCGTCTTGAGGTCCTGAAAGGAGGGCGCACGGAGCAGGTTCAGGTGGCAGTGACCTGCTACCTCAAACGCCGGCAGTACATGGACTCAGAAGGCCCCTTGAAGCAAGGCCTAAGACTATCACAGACTCCTGAGGAGATGGCAGCCAACCTCACAGTCCAATCAGAATCTGGTTGTGCCAATGCAGTGTCTGCAGCCCCTTGCCAGGCAGAACCCCAGCAATATGAAGTACAGTTTGGACGACTGAGAAGCTTTCTCACTGATTCTGACTCCCAGCACAGTCATGAAGCTATGCCTCTCCTCTACCCCCTTTTTGTCTACTTCCACCTCAACCTGGTCCAGAGTGGCCCCAAAAGCACAGTGGAAAGCTTCTATAGCCGCTTCCATGGGATGTTCCTACAAAATGCAAGCCAGAAGGACATCATTGAGCAGCTGCAAACCACACAGACCATCCAGGACATTCTGTCAAACTTCCAACTTCGTGCATTCCTGGACAATAAGTACGTGGTCCGTCTCCAGGAAGATAGCTACAACTACCTTATCCGCTACCTCCAAAGCGATAACAACACTGCCCTGTGCAAGGTGCTTGCGAGCACATTCACGTGGAAGGTGCAGCCTGCCAAGAGGACAGACTACCATCTGTATGCCAGTGGTGGCTCCTCGCGCAGTGAGAGCAGCAGCCTGGAACCACCAGATGTGCCCAACCCTATTCTGCAGAATGAGGCTGCCCTGGAAGTCTTGCAGGAAAGTATCAAGCGAGTCAAGGATGGACCTCCTTCCTTCACCGCCATCTGCTTCTATGCCTTCTATAACACAGAGCAGCTGCTGAATACTGCAGAGATCTCCTCTGATAGCAAACTTCTGGCTACTGGATTTGACAATTCCTGCATAAAGCTCTGGAGCTTGCAGTCCAAAAAGCTGAAATCAGAGCCCCACCTTGTGGATACATCTCGTATCCATCTAGCCTGTGACactttggaggaggaggagaatgaggaagacAATACGGGCACAGAGATGAAGATCCTGCGTGGACACTGTGGCCCAGTATACAGCACACGGTTCCTCGCAGACAACTCGGGGCTGCTCTCTTGTTCTGAAGATATGTCCATCAGGTACTGGGACCTGGGGAGCTTCACCAACACTGTGCTCTATCAGGGACATGCCTACCCTGTATGGGACGTGGACATCAGCCCCTACAGCCTGTATTTTGCCAGTGGGTCCCATGACCGTACTGCCAGGCTCTGGTCCTTTGATCGGAGGTACCCACTGAGGATATATGCAGGACACCTGGCTGACGTGGACTGTGTCAAATTCCAACCCAACTCAAACTACTTGGCTACAGGTTCCACTGACAAAACTGTCCGGCTATGGAGTGCCCAGCAGGGCAACTTGGTGCGGCTCTTCATGGGGCACCGAGGTCCCGTGCTcgccctttccttctctcccaatG CACCAGTGTAG
- the LOC119804729 gene encoding TAF5-like RNA polymerase II p300/CBP-associated factor-associated factor 65 kDa subunit 5L isoform X1: MNLSHRNRVHRKSKILSRLQETPRPRRAPSRRADRELTRALGGSGRQRACSRLPPGVATPRTPQALWLRRLEVLKGGRTEQVQVAVTCYLKRRQYMDSEGPLKQGLRLSQTPEEMAANLTVQSESGCANAVSAAPCQAEPQQYEVQFGRLRSFLTDSDSQHSHEAMPLLYPLFVYFHLNLVQSGPKSTVESFYSRFHGMFLQNASQKDIIEQLQTTQTIQDILSNFQLRAFLDNKYVVRLQEDSYNYLIRYLQSDNNTALCKVLASTFTWKVQPAKRTDYHLYASGGSSRSESSSLEPPDVPNPILQNEAALEVLQESIKRVKDGPPSFTAICFYAFYNTEQLLNTAEISSDSKLLATGFDNSCIKLWSLQSKKLKSEPHLVDTSRIHLACDTLEEEENEEDNTGTEMKILRGHCGPVYSTRFLADNSGLLSCSEDMSIRYWDLGSFTNTVLYQGHAYPVWDVDISPYSLYFASGSHDRTARLWSFDRRYPLRIYAGHLADVDCVKFQPNSNYLATGSTDKTVRLWSAQQGNLVRLFMGHRGPVLALSFSPNGKYLASAGEDQRLKLWDLASGTLFKELRGHTDSITSLAFSPDSGLVASASMDNSVRVWDIRSTSCNTPADGSSGEFVGVYTGQMSNVLSVQFMACNLLLVTGITQENQEH; encoded by the coding sequence ATGAACCTGAGCCATCGAAATAGAGTTCACCGCAAGTCAAAAATTCTCTCGAGGCTCCAGGAGACCCCGCGGCCCCGCCGGGCGCCCTCGCGCCGAGCCGACCGCGAGCTCACGAGGGCGCTCGGCGGAAGTGGCCGGCAGAGGGCCTGCTCGCGCCTGCCGCCGGGAGTCGCCACCCCGCGGACCCCGCAGGCGCTCTGGCTCCGGCGTCTTGAGGTCCTGAAAGGAGGGCGCACGGAGCAGGTTCAGGTGGCAGTGACCTGCTACCTCAAACGCCGGCAGTACATGGACTCAGAAGGCCCCTTGAAGCAAGGCCTAAGACTATCACAGACTCCTGAGGAGATGGCAGCCAACCTCACAGTCCAATCAGAATCTGGTTGTGCCAATGCAGTGTCTGCAGCCCCTTGCCAGGCAGAACCCCAGCAATATGAAGTACAGTTTGGACGACTGAGAAGCTTTCTCACTGATTCTGACTCCCAGCACAGTCATGAAGCTATGCCTCTCCTCTACCCCCTTTTTGTCTACTTCCACCTCAACCTGGTCCAGAGTGGCCCCAAAAGCACAGTGGAAAGCTTCTATAGCCGCTTCCATGGGATGTTCCTACAAAATGCAAGCCAGAAGGACATCATTGAGCAGCTGCAAACCACACAGACCATCCAGGACATTCTGTCAAACTTCCAACTTCGTGCATTCCTGGACAATAAGTACGTGGTCCGTCTCCAGGAAGATAGCTACAACTACCTTATCCGCTACCTCCAAAGCGATAACAACACTGCCCTGTGCAAGGTGCTTGCGAGCACATTCACGTGGAAGGTGCAGCCTGCCAAGAGGACAGACTACCATCTGTATGCCAGTGGTGGCTCCTCGCGCAGTGAGAGCAGCAGCCTGGAACCACCAGATGTGCCCAACCCTATTCTGCAGAATGAGGCTGCCCTGGAAGTCTTGCAGGAAAGTATCAAGCGAGTCAAGGATGGACCTCCTTCCTTCACCGCCATCTGCTTCTATGCCTTCTATAACACAGAGCAGCTGCTGAATACTGCAGAGATCTCCTCTGATAGCAAACTTCTGGCTACTGGATTTGACAATTCCTGCATAAAGCTCTGGAGCTTGCAGTCCAAAAAGCTGAAATCAGAGCCCCACCTTGTGGATACATCTCGTATCCATCTAGCCTGTGACactttggaggaggaggagaatgaggaagacAATACGGGCACAGAGATGAAGATCCTGCGTGGACACTGTGGCCCAGTATACAGCACACGGTTCCTCGCAGACAACTCGGGGCTGCTCTCTTGTTCTGAAGATATGTCCATCAGGTACTGGGACCTGGGGAGCTTCACCAACACTGTGCTCTATCAGGGACATGCCTACCCTGTATGGGACGTGGACATCAGCCCCTACAGCCTGTATTTTGCCAGTGGGTCCCATGACCGTACTGCCAGGCTCTGGTCCTTTGATCGGAGGTACCCACTGAGGATATATGCAGGACACCTGGCTGACGTGGACTGTGTCAAATTCCAACCCAACTCAAACTACTTGGCTACAGGTTCCACTGACAAAACTGTCCGGCTATGGAGTGCCCAGCAGGGCAACTTGGTGCGGCTCTTCATGGGGCACCGAGGTCCCGTGCTcgccctttccttctctcccaatGGTAAGTACTTGGCGTCTGCTGGTGAGGACCAGCGGTTAAAGCTGTGGGACTTGGCCTCTGGGACACTTTTTAAAGAACTGAGAGGCCACACAGACAGTATCACCAGTCTGGCCTTTAGCCCAGACAGTGGTctggttgcctctgcctccatggaCAACTCTGTGCGTGTCTGGGACATCAGAAGCACGTCCTGCAACACACCTGCTGATGGCTCTTCGGGTGAGTTTGTGGGTGTGTACACTGGACAGATGAGCAATGTCCTGAGTGTACAGTTCATGGCCTGCAACCTCCTCCTGGTGACTGGAATCACACAAGAGAATCAAGAACATTAA
- the LOC119804729 gene encoding TAF5-like RNA polymerase II p300/CBP-associated factor-associated factor 65 kDa subunit 5L isoform X2 — translation MNLSHRNRVHRKSKILSRLQETPRPRRAPSRRADRELTRALGGSGRQRACSRLPPGVATPRTPQALWLRRLEVLKGGRTEQVQVAVTCYLKRRQYMDSEGPLKQGLRLSQTPEEMAANLTVQSESGCANAVSAAPCQAEPQQYEVQFGRLRSFLTDSDSQHSHEAMPLLYPLFVYFHLNLVQSGPKSTVESFYSRFHGMFLQNASQKDIIEQLQTTQTIQDILSNFQLRAFLDNKYVVRLQEDSYNYLIRYLQSDNNTALCKVLASTFTWKVQPAKRTDYHLYASGGSSRSESSSLEPPDVPNPILQNEAALEVLQESIKRVKDGPPSFTAICFYAFYNTEQLLNTAEISSDSKLLATGFDNSCIKLWSLQSKKLKSEPHLVDTSRIHLACDTLEEEENEEDNTGTEMKILRGHCGPVYSTRFLADNSGLLSCSEDMSIRYWDLGSFTNTVLYQGHAYPVWDVDISPYSLYFASGSHDRTARLWSFDRRYPLRIYAGHLADVDCVKFQPNSNYLATGSTDKTVRLWSAQQGNLVRLFMGHRGPVLALSFSPNALGLMHTYSHRLSVWGDKANLRHVLTLQHLVLKVTVR, via the coding sequence ATGAACCTGAGCCATCGAAATAGAGTTCACCGCAAGTCAAAAATTCTCTCGAGGCTCCAGGAGACCCCGCGGCCCCGCCGGGCGCCCTCGCGCCGAGCCGACCGCGAGCTCACGAGGGCGCTCGGCGGAAGTGGCCGGCAGAGGGCCTGCTCGCGCCTGCCGCCGGGAGTCGCCACCCCGCGGACCCCGCAGGCGCTCTGGCTCCGGCGTCTTGAGGTCCTGAAAGGAGGGCGCACGGAGCAGGTTCAGGTGGCAGTGACCTGCTACCTCAAACGCCGGCAGTACATGGACTCAGAAGGCCCCTTGAAGCAAGGCCTAAGACTATCACAGACTCCTGAGGAGATGGCAGCCAACCTCACAGTCCAATCAGAATCTGGTTGTGCCAATGCAGTGTCTGCAGCCCCTTGCCAGGCAGAACCCCAGCAATATGAAGTACAGTTTGGACGACTGAGAAGCTTTCTCACTGATTCTGACTCCCAGCACAGTCATGAAGCTATGCCTCTCCTCTACCCCCTTTTTGTCTACTTCCACCTCAACCTGGTCCAGAGTGGCCCCAAAAGCACAGTGGAAAGCTTCTATAGCCGCTTCCATGGGATGTTCCTACAAAATGCAAGCCAGAAGGACATCATTGAGCAGCTGCAAACCACACAGACCATCCAGGACATTCTGTCAAACTTCCAACTTCGTGCATTCCTGGACAATAAGTACGTGGTCCGTCTCCAGGAAGATAGCTACAACTACCTTATCCGCTACCTCCAAAGCGATAACAACACTGCCCTGTGCAAGGTGCTTGCGAGCACATTCACGTGGAAGGTGCAGCCTGCCAAGAGGACAGACTACCATCTGTATGCCAGTGGTGGCTCCTCGCGCAGTGAGAGCAGCAGCCTGGAACCACCAGATGTGCCCAACCCTATTCTGCAGAATGAGGCTGCCCTGGAAGTCTTGCAGGAAAGTATCAAGCGAGTCAAGGATGGACCTCCTTCCTTCACCGCCATCTGCTTCTATGCCTTCTATAACACAGAGCAGCTGCTGAATACTGCAGAGATCTCCTCTGATAGCAAACTTCTGGCTACTGGATTTGACAATTCCTGCATAAAGCTCTGGAGCTTGCAGTCCAAAAAGCTGAAATCAGAGCCCCACCTTGTGGATACATCTCGTATCCATCTAGCCTGTGACactttggaggaggaggagaatgaggaagacAATACGGGCACAGAGATGAAGATCCTGCGTGGACACTGTGGCCCAGTATACAGCACACGGTTCCTCGCAGACAACTCGGGGCTGCTCTCTTGTTCTGAAGATATGTCCATCAGGTACTGGGACCTGGGGAGCTTCACCAACACTGTGCTCTATCAGGGACATGCCTACCCTGTATGGGACGTGGACATCAGCCCCTACAGCCTGTATTTTGCCAGTGGGTCCCATGACCGTACTGCCAGGCTCTGGTCCTTTGATCGGAGGTACCCACTGAGGATATATGCAGGACACCTGGCTGACGTGGACTGTGTCAAATTCCAACCCAACTCAAACTACTTGGCTACAGGTTCCACTGACAAAACTGTCCGGCTATGGAGTGCCCAGCAGGGCAACTTGGTGCGGCTCTTCATGGGGCACCGAGGTCCCGTGCTcgccctttccttctctcccaatG